The genomic window CGGTGAGAATGATAGGACTTTGACTGGGAGTGGTCCGGATACTTGGGCTAACACGATTGGAGTCCATGATTTGAATGGTAATGTCTGGGAGTGGACACGGACTGTTGTTGATCAAAGTCATCCGATGCATAAGGGCGGTAGTAATGGTCAGGTCTCGTCTTGGAACAACAATGGCTATCCAGAAACACTCGGCAGCAGTAATTCTGACTTTGGAGGCGACTATTACTGGTCTTCGAGTGATGATAATCGTGCCGTTCAACGCGGTGGTGGCGCGCGCAATGGTGCGCGCGCCGGAGTGTTCTCCCTGACCCTGCACAACGCTCCTTCGCGCTCGCTCAGGTACATCGGGTTCCGGTGTTCTTTTTCCTGATTGCTGAGTGCTGGGTTGCGAGGTGATCAGAATGGGTGAAGTGGATTTTACTGGTTTGCAGGCGTATGAGGAGGTTTCTCCTGCGGTTGTGAAAGGATTAAAGTTGCTGAGAGACTTGGATGATTATGATACTTATTGGGATTTTATTTTGAAAGGTCTGCGGCGTGACTTAGCTGAATCCCTACCCCTGCTCGCTGATGGGTATAACCGGTATCATTATGATGAGAAGGCTGAAGCTTACAAAAAAGTCAGGAGTAAGCTGTCTCGTTGTCAGTCCTGTTTCCTGATTTTGAAGGATATCGGGGTTTTAACGAACGAGGATGTAGATTCAATCTGCCGTAGTTTGGAAGGTGGTATTGGACGCCTTAATGGTTTGATCAGTCGAATGGAGGATGATGAGTGATGCAGGATCTTAAACTGTTTCAGAAAAGCTATGATTTTTATGAGGAAGTTTATCCAACGCTGAAGAACTTTCCCCAATCGGAGCGTTTTGTTATGGTTCAGAAGATTCAGGATTCTTTCTTGGAGTTTATTTCTCACATTATTTCAGCTCGAAAAGCCAGTAACACGCTTCACCACTTGAGGAAGGCAGATAGGGAATTAGAAAAGACGAAGATTTTCTTCCGTCTTTCCCGTGATCTCGGCTTCATCTCCTCTGGACAACATGAAAATATTTCTGAGGATTTAGTTGAGCTAGGTAAGATGCTTGGAGGCTGGATTGAAAATGAAAAATGATATTAAGGCAGATGCTGTTTTCGGAACTCGTGCCGTTCAACGCGGTGGTAACGCGAACAATGGTGCAAACGCCGGCGTGTTCTCCATGAACCTGAACAACGCTCCTTCGAACTCGAACAGGAACATCGGGTTCCGGTGTCCTCCCAACTACTTCAAACATTCTGTTTGGAGTTCGAGCAAATCCTTGATTTGCGACAGGCGAGAACTCAGTCATCCAATTTCTTTGGGATGCTGGGGCAAAGCCAACCGGAGGGAGAACTTCGGTATCTGCCAGCCCAACCAACACGATTGTGTGGAGGCGAAAAATTCTCTTACCAAAAAATGGGCGACAGCCAGTAAACCATTGATGGTTGAAAGCTGAAGCCCATCTACATCTACTTTCATCATGGTAAACAGCTTTTCAAAAGACTTTGAAACTGTAGCTGGGTTTCAACCGCTTTACAAAGGCTACAAGAAAGCAAGGAAGGGCAAGCGTTACAGCAGTGAGGTATTAGCTTTTTCTGAAAGCCTTGAAGACAACCTTTTCGATCTCTCAAACGATCTTTTGACACAGAGTTACTGCCCTAAGGGTTTCAAGGAGTTTAAACTGTTTGATCCAAAGGAAAGAGAGATTAAAGCCCCTTATTTCCGTGACAGGATAGTTCATAGAAGCCTTCACATATCTCTGGAACCTTTCTTCGATAAAAGGTTTATAGAGCATTCTTATGCGTGTAGAAAAGGTAAAGGCACGCATGCCGGTGTTGATAAGGCACAAGAATTTATGAACAAGAGTGATGCCGAATACTTTCTGAAATGTGATGTTGAAGACTACTTTGGCTCCGTTGATCATAAAATCCTAACTGATATGTTGGATAGGAAGATTAGAGATGATAGGATAGTTGATTTAGTTAGAACTATTTTAGCGGATTCTGGAGACAAGGGTATGCCTATCGGCACTCTTTACAGCCAGTTATTCGCCAATATCTATCTTAACAAGTTTGATCATTTTGTAAAACAGTCGCTTCAGGCTGATTACTATGTTCGTTACATGGACGATTTCGTGTTTTTCAGTGATTCCAAGCAACGGCTTCATCAGTTGAGGGAGGCGTCTAAAGGATTTCTTAGGAAGGAGCTGGATCTGTCGCTGCCGTTCTCCAAAACTACTTTAGAACCAATCCAAAAAGGATTGATCTTTCTTGGTTACAGAATCTTTCCAAATCACAGAAAGCTCAGGAAAAGAAACAAGCTGGGTTTCAAGGAAAGGCATGGAAAGCAGAGATCAGAGTTACAACGGGGTGAATTGACTTTTTCTGAGTTGAGGGATTCTATTGAGTCTTGGAAAGGACATGCTGAACACGCAGATACAGAAAACCTGTGTGAAAACTTTCTTGGCAGTTTGAGTTAATTTTTTTCAACTTGTTTGAGTCTTTTCTTGATTTTATTCTCTGCTTCTCCTTCCAGCTCTACTTTTTCTATTTTTCCTTGTTCTGTGAGTTCCAGAATTGCTTCTTCCTTTTTAGTCAGATTTTTCCCTTTATTATCTTCTTTAAGGTATCCTCTTATGGCTTCTCTTACTACTTCAGACATTGAACTGTAGTATTCTTCTTCTTTCTTCTTTTCAAGATCTTTCCTCATTCCGTCAGGAACTTCCACACTTAAGGTCATAATCTTCTATTAGGGCTGAATCCTCTTAAATCTTGCTCTTTTCTGAGAAAATTTGTTGGATAATATGGATTATTCACAGTTTTTAATAAGTAGAAGTCCGATAGGTGTTTCATGGAGTTGGATTATCATAAGGGTGCTGAAAAGGATCTTGATGAGTTGAATGATGAAGTTGAAAGCGAGGTTAGAGACAAAGTATCTGAGCTTCGGGAGAAGTTGACTTCTCACTCGGATGTCAAATTGATTAATATTGAGGGTCGACCAGTTTTCCGACTGAAAGTAGGAGAAAGAAACCAAAAACTAGACCATAGGGTTATATTTGATATTAAGAACTCTGATATACTAGTTCTAGCTGTCATCCACAGGGATGAAGGGTACAACACCATTTCTATTTAAACGAAATTAAATCCTATCCAATTTTTCAGCTGCCACTATGAACATTGAGTGACTCCATGCCAATGGTTCTATTCCTTGTCTGTCTCTGGAGAACTTCTGTTCCGGAATGTATTTGCCTCCTATTTGTTCGACCTGTCTGTCGAATATTTCATGTGCTTCGTCTTCTCTTCCGAGTTCGTGGAGTGCGATGGCGTACCAGAATGTTAGAAGCGGCCAGGCTCCTGCTCCTTTCTTCAGGTGTTTGGTATGGTGGATTATGCCGTCGTACATGTCGCCAGAATAGCGCATGACTCCTTCATCAATCATCAATTTTTCTTCAATGAGTTTGACAGTATTCTCCAGTTTCTCGTCTTTCTGTACTACGTTGAATGGCCATAGGAGTCCTAGGCTGCATGCGTCGACTGTTTCATCGACTACATCGCCGTATGTCCGTGGATAATATGTTTTCTCATTTTCTGTTGCTTGGTGTTGTTCTAGTCTTTCTCTCATCTGTTCTGCGGTTTTGAACCATTTCTGTTCGTCCATTCTGTCCGCGGCCAGGTAAAGTGCTTCTGAGGAAGCTGCTAGTGTGTAGCTAAAGTTTTCTTTCATGTCTGGGTGTGCTTCTCGTTCCTCCCATAGGTCGTGTGTGGCGTTGTGGAAGCATTCTTCGTCCCACTGGCTCCAGAGTCCATCGGCAAGTAGGTGGATGATTTTTTCCTGTCTATCGTCTAATTTGTCGTTGGTCTCCAGTATGCACCATAGGAGGGCTGCAGCCTGGTCGGGTTGGAACTGGTGTCCGAAATCTGTGTCTCGTGGTCCGTTGGTTGAGTAGCGGTGGTAGATTACCCCTGAGTCCTCGAATCCTTCTGCTCTATCCATCAGCCATTCATAGAATCTTTCTTCCTGTTCTTCTTCGCCTAGGATGTCGAGTGCATAAAGTGTGAATGCGGCGTCGCGCGGCCAGACGAAACGGTAGTTAGCGACATTGTCTGGATAGTATTCTTTATCCGAGTTGCCGGCCACGACTGCTCCGTTTTCTAGGCATACATCGTTCAGTACTTCTCGAGAGGATTCAACCAGCTCCGCTACTCTTTCATCCATACTAGCGTTTTTCTCTTCGCTGGTTAAAATACTCTTCACTCTGCTGAGCATGAAAAAGGAATTAGCCTATTCTGGTGTAAGTTCATTGTTATCCAACCAAGCAACCATCTGACCAAACATGTACTCCTTCCCATCCCTAGAGAAAGAATGCTTCTCACCTTCAATCTTATCCAGCATCACGGAAGTATCCAGTTTCTCAGCTGCCTCAAAACTGAACTCGGGATGAACAGTGGTATCTGCTGCACCATGGAAAATCGCCACAGGAATATATAGACTATTTTCCAACTCCTCGAAATCGTAACTGTCGAAGTCATCAAAGAAACTCTCATCTATAGGCTTACCATCAATATACTCAAAGCGACCCTTAGCTTCAACAACTTCCCTAAACTTATCCATGATTTCCTTATATGTCACAGGTGCCTTCCCAATAACAGCATCAACATCTATATCTTCAGCAGTGTGGAAAACAACTTTTCCGCCGAAACTAGTGCCGAAGAGAATAGTATTTTCTGGTTCAAAATAATTTACGACTGCTTCTAAGTCCTTGATTCTAGAACTTAAGTCCTGGTCAATAAACTCTCCATCAGAATCTCCGTTGCCACGGAAACTAAGAGTAACTACATTGAAGCTTTCTTCAGCTAACTCCAAGTACTCTGATTGTCTTTCCTTGTTTCCACCAAATCCGTGGCAGACAAAAATCCAAGTGTCTGAGTCTGCTTCTTCATGAGTTACTGCTACTTTTTCCCCGTTTTCAGCTTCTATAGAATATTCTTTCATATTACTGCTTATTTCCTCAATCTTTTTTCGACCTGCTGCTGGAAATCCATCAAATGCTCTGTAATCACGGCGAATCCTTGGTGTGGATGGTCGAAGTAAGAGAAGTAGTTGTGGACCGATCCGTCATCGTATGTTTTCGTAGCGATATGGTGCAGGTGGTCGCTGGTCAGGAATTTTCGCCAGACTTCTTTGATCTCCGGATCGTCAAGCTGTTTGACTTTTCCTTCTAGTTCCTGCATTTTCTCGAAAAGCATCTTCTGCATGGGGTTTCCAAGCCAGGCTGAGGCATCCATTTCCTGGTCTGCCCATGATACTGTGTTGTATTCGAATGCATCGAACTCGCCGACAGGTTCGTTATTTTGTGCGACTTCTCTTACCTTGGCAAATTCCAGGTTGTCGTGTTTGAGTGTTTCTTCTGGTAGTGCTTCGAGGAACCAGAGGATGCCTGTGCCTTCCCAGTGGTGTTCTCCAAAGGTTTCATAGTCCATGAACAGGTTTAGCATGTCACCCTGCGCCTCTGAAAGCCACAAGGCGTATTTTTCAGCTGTCAATGGGTACTCATCCCACCATTCAGCAGAGAATCGATACCCTACATCGTCCGTTAGCTTTCTGTTTCTCAGCATCACATTGTTTCCATTTTCAGTGACGAAGTCTGGCTGAGTATAAGCGTGGTTTGGGCTTCTCCATCCGAGGATTCTGTCAGCGCCTTCGGTAAATATTCCCTTGTATCCCTCTTCCGCCGAAATTTTCCCGATTTCGTTGTGGTAAATCAGCTCAGTGTTTGTCATAACCTGAGGATTCACTCCAAAAGTATCTTCCACAACTTGTCTATGATGGTTTAGCTGCCATCTGAACTCTTCTTTGTCGTTGAATAGTCCTGCGAGGCTGTGCTGGTATGCCTGTCCGATGAAGTCGATAGAGTTGTCTGGGAACTGGTTCAGCATGTCGATGAGTTCCGGATGGTATTTCTTGGCTTGTTCTATCCAGGCAGTTGACACCGAAAAGTTTACTTTCAGGTTTCTGTCGTCTCCCTCTCGTCTTTTGGCTTCTCTTAGTAGTCTTTCGGTTGCTGGGAAGTAGCAGTTTTCTGCGACATCTTTGAAGAAGTGTTCGTTCATCTCATCGTCGAAGTATCGGCCGTAAAGCGTGCCTGCGTCCTTTTTTACTCCGTCAATCCTGAGTCTGTGTGGTTGATGTACTTCGAAGGAGAGGGTTACTGGTAACATAAGTTTGTCTTTTCAGTCGTGGTTTAAATCCGGCACGGTATCTAGGGTTTAAAATTCAAAGATACCTAACTCAAACTGTGAACTACCGAACCCAGGAAGTAGAAAACGGAACACTCATCAAAGTGGAGGCCGACGAAGCAGCAGTGATAGTCAAGGAAAACGGTGAGGAAAGAATATATCTGCCTTCAACAAGCCATAATGATTCCACATACTACACATCTGACACTAAATCGCTGCAACAGTCTCAACAGGGTTTCTCAGTAGTTCACAACGGTCAACCAGATTCTATAAAGGTTTTCTCAACACAGGAGAATTAGAATATGGACACAATCACAACAGAAGAACTTCAACAACTCAAAGACTCAGGAAAACCATTTAGACTCGTCGATGTACTATCCATAGACCACTTCCAGGAAGAACATATACAGGGAGCAGTCAACCTTCCGCTGAGCGATATCGCATCAGAGGCCATGGACCGATTCGACATGAATGATGAAATCATAGTGTACTGCAAAGACAAGGAATGCTCCGCAAGTCCGAAAGCTGCAGCCAAACTCGAAAGCATCGGTTTCCAGAATGTAAAAGACTACGAAGAAGGCCTCAAAGGCTGGAAAAACGCAGGAAAACCTACAGAATCATAAATTCCTGTAAATCTCTATTATTTCATCTGTCATTTCTCCCCAACTCCTACTTTCTTCATCTACCACTATATCCTGTCTGAGTCCTTTCTTCAATCCTTCAGCAATAGAATCTGAATCAGGATCAATCTCAATTATAGAATCACCTGATATAAATTCGGAGACGCCGTTTTCAGTCGCCAGTACGGGTGTTCCGGACTCCAATGCCTCGCTGATAGTTAGACCAAAAGGTTCGTTGATCGAAGGTGAGACAAAAAGGTCCGCACATTTGTAGTAGTCGCCAAGCTCCTCTGTAGGGATGAAGCCGGTGAAAATAGTGTTCTCATGAATATCTAGCATTTCTGCGAATTTTTCCAGGCTTTCACGCATCTCGCCGTCACCTCCGATTACTAAAGTAGCTTCTCCGCCATTTTTCAGGAACTTCTTGAAGCCGTAGATCAGGTGTTCGATTCCTTTCTGCTCCGCGTGCCGTCCAACGAAGAAAACCATGTTATCTTCGATATCCAGCTTTTCCTTGATGTCCTGTCCTTTGCCTTGGGGCTTGGAGAACCCGTTATAGATTACCTTAGGCTTTTCTCCGTGCTCTGATTCTACTTCTTCAGCCAGTTTATTACTTACAGCTATAGCTTTGCCAGGTTTCTCGACAGCCAGTTTCTCCAGGTCTGTAACCTCTCCATCATGGTGTTCTCTGCTTCTCCCGGATGCTAAAGAATGAATAGTCGAAACCCAGCTACAGTCGCTGTACTTCTGTGCTTTGAAACCGGCTTCTGCGCCAAACCAGTCATGTGTATGGATAATATCGAAGTCATCGGCTAATTCAGCTACTTGAGAACTCATTTCGCGGGCCTTCCAGACCATGTCACCCTCGCCCACATCTAGGCCAACGATGTTTTCTTTCTCTGGAGCCCTATCTTGGGGTAAAGCTAGTTTTACCTCTACATCATCTCTTTTCTGAAGCTCCTCAAACAGATGCTTCACATGGATATCTAGGCCGCCATCAATGTTCGGAGGATAGCCCCACCCCAGCAAAAGGATTTTCTTATTCATTAAGAAAAGATAGAGAAAAGGAATGATTTATTCGATGTGCATTTTTTCGTTTGTCATTTCGATGCTGGTTTCTTTGTCTTCCATGTCGAACATTGCTCTGATTGCGTCTACATTGTCTGGTACGACGATGCTTTCTTGGTGTACCATGTGGATCCAGCGTAGTTTGCCGTCTTCTACATCGATTGTTTCTCTCCAGACCCCTGCTTCTGGCATATCACTTCTAGGTCGTTCCAGGTCCCGCATCATCTCATGGACTTTTCCTGTTGAGTCGTATCCTTCTCCAGCATTAATCAATCTGACTCTTGGCTGATCTTCGAACGCCTGAACAGCTTCTTCTTCCGAAATATCTTCCTCTAGATCAACTGTAACCATGTGTACATGTCCAAAGGTTACAGGTACTTTGACAGCAAGTGTAGTAATATCCAGTTCCGGCATTACTGCCTGCACATCCGGTCCGTGATGGCTTGGAACTTCTGTGACTGGAATAGTCGAGTTGATCGGTCCTCTCCCGTCTTGTGGGATGTCGCCGCCTCTTCTGACAAGATTGGCGGTTGCACTTTCTACTCCGAACCTTTCATCTACTACACTCATTGTTCTGGATAGAGAAGTTGTGTTGCATGAGACTACTTTGACAAAGTCTTCGCCTCTGGCTTCTTCATAGTTGGCGTCTGCGTTGAACTTTACTTCAGCTATGTCGTCTGACGCCCCGCCCTGGAAAACTGCTTTAACATCGTTTGGCTCGTACAGGTTCTCTTTGTTGGCTTCGTCAACTCCTGGAGGAGTACAGTCGACCACAACATCTATTTCATCTAGTTGATCTTCCAGCAATCCTTCTACATAGAATCCTTGTTCCTCCAGATTTTCTTTTCCTTCCTGGTTGGAGGCGTAAAGATGAGTTCCGTGGAGGGGTCCGTCCTCGCTGAGAACTGTTCGGAGTCCTCCTGTCTGACTGACATCTGCGATCCCATACAGCTCCATGTCGTCCTGTTTTTTGACGGCTTCCGCCACTCTCTTACCAATTGTGCCGCAACCGGCTATTACAACTTTTACCATATTACCACATATTACAGAAAGAAGAGGCTGGAATAAAAGTTTGAGGTCAGCTTCTGAATTCTTCAAGTCTCTCGATCTTTCCGCTACCTTTCCTTTTTCCACGGTTATGGAAGGCTCTTTCTTTTTTGTTGTCTATAACTGCTGTCCAGTCATCGCCTTCCTCTATTTCAATCTCTCCTCGGCATTCGACTCTCATTTCATGTAAACTGTGTCCCTGCCAGCCCTCTCTCTTCAGCATTTCGAAAATTTTGCATAGCCAGTCCGGTCCTGGTTCAGGTCTTTCGATGAAGAAATAACCGCCTTTAGTGATGTGAAACTCCACGCAAGTGGCTAGTCTCTTGGAGTTTTCTTCAGAATCTGGTTCACTCCAGACAGTAAAAATCTTGAAGCTGTTCCAGTCTTCGGGATACTCGTCACTTGGGTCGTCACCATATTCCAAAGTTTCAACTCTCATGCTTCAAAACTCTTCTACTTTTAGTTCTTCTATTCTTTTGAAGTGTTCGTCTCTTGTAAGTATTTTTTCGTTTAGGTGGCGTGCTGTTCCTGCTATTAGGTAGTCAATTGAGCTGATAGGTTTTCCTTCGGCTGTAAGTTTTTTTCTGATTCGTGCGGCTTCTTTTTCTATGGCTGGTGTTAGTTCTGCCTGGTTTAGTTCGTTTTCAATTCTTGTTATCTCTTTTTCTGATTCTGTCCCTGAATATAGTTCATAGAGGACGCCGGGAGCTAATAGAAGTGGCTCTTTCCTTTCTTTCAGCTCTTCCAGCTTCTTTACAGCGTTACTGTCATTATTGAGGATGTCGATCAAAAAGTTGCTGTCAATAATCATTTCTCTTCTGAGCCTCGATATCCTCTTCATCAATCTCCTTGATATTTTCTCTAGCTTTCTCAGCTTCCTCATCGCTCCATGAGCCTGTGAGTTCCTCTAAAGTATTATAATCTCTGTCCATCTCATTTCTCAATGCTTTTCTGATGAAGTCAGACCGGTTCTTGTAGCCTGGAATCTTCTCCACAAACTTGTCCACGATGCTTTTCTCTTCGTCAGGAATGTTTACAGCAACCTTCGACATAACAAATATAATACAGCTGTATTATTTTAAATCTTGTTCTCAATATGTGTCCATGGAAATGGAAAGAAAACCAGAGTCACACAAAGGAGAAAACGGGAAAGTAACAGTTATAGGAGGCAGCAAAGATTTTACTGGTGCTCCAGCCCTTTCTGCTCAGGCGGCTCTGAGGACTGGCTGTGATCTTGCAAAAATCGTTACATCTGAAGAAGTTTCCAGTGTTGTGGCGTCCTATTCTGAAAACTTGATTGTGAGGGAGTATTCTTCTGGTTATCTAGGTCTTTCCGGAGTAGAGAACTGTATTGATGCTGTCAGGTGGTGTGATGTTTTTGTAATAGGTCCTGGACTCGGTAATCCTGACTCCGAAGCAGTCGGGGAAATACTAGAAAGGACGAATAAAACTGCTGTAGTCGATGCAGATGCTATTAAGCCAGCGCTAGAGGCAGATTTAAGCAACGCTGTTTTGACTCCACATAGAGGAGAGGCAGAGCTGATTAAGGATGAATATGGTTCTGTAGAAAGTTTCGTTGGCGAGAATGAGGATATAGTGGTTTTAGTGAATGGTGAGACGGATAGGGTTTATTCGGATAAAGGTGTTGAAAAGGTAGACGCTGGTCATCCAGGTATGACGGTTGGAGGAACGGGCGATGTATTGACAGGGATTGTTGCTTCGCTTATCTCTCAAGATGTTTCAAAAAGAGAGGCTGCTGTCAAAGCTGCAGAAATAAACGGCGAGGCAGGCGAGGAAGCTGCTGAAGAATATGGAAATAGCTTACTGGCGACAGATATTATCGATTTAATTCCATCGGTCTTATGAGAAAAGTATAAAGGATTTAACGGGTAGTTTTTACTATGGATGATGACTATGAACTTAGTTTGGCGGCTCTTGTAAGCACGACTCTTGGTTTGTCTGAGGTAAGTAGTATAGGAGATAACAGTTTGGATTCACATGATCCCGCAGTTCTGGATCGCGATTATGATGGTGGTGTCACTGATGCGGAGTATGGTCAAATCAGAGCTGAGAAATACAAGAACTATTCAAGGCGTGAGATGTAGTTTTTCATTTATCTGCTGTCCCATGAAAAGCGTTTTCCTTTTTCCAGCCGGGTTCGAATTCGTACTGTGTACCTGATTTCTTGATTGTTTCTTCAAGTTGTTTTATCTTGTCTTTAGCGCATTCTGGTACGAGGTAGCTCCATTCGCCGCCTGAATTGACTCGTCGGCGTACCTCGGTTCCTGAGTAGATTTCTGGCTGATGCATGTTGGGTTCTGCTACTTCTACTTCGTCCTCGAATATTTTACGGACTCTTTCATTTCCTGAGATTATTTTGTCTGCTTCTGTCTTTTCCAGAACCTCTTCTTTCCATTCTTTGTCGCTTTCACGGTCAGATACTTCAAAAATCTTGATATCAGGGAAGCATCCTCGGATAATTTCTTTCCTCTCCTCGGCAGTTAAGGGGTTGTCGTCCGTTCGGCTTTTCTCGGAGCTGCCTATTACCAGAACCAGTTCTCCTTCGTGATTGTCCACTACATGCTTGTGGCCAAGGTGGAAAGGTTGGAATCTTCCGATAAAAGCCGAAACCATAACTCAGAAACCGTATAGCAAACTTTTAATCCTGCATCTCCACATACCGAACACCACCATGACTGGTTATTTCACCATCTTTCCATTTCCTCAAGACCTGCTTGTCGTCCTCTCTAACAGGGCCAACGATCACTCCACCATCTTCAACAAAGTTAAGGGCTTCGTTAAAGTTTTCTGTGGCGCAGGAAAATAGGATCCTGTCAAACTTTCCATCGACAGAACTAAAACCGTTTCCATGTCTTATCTCAACATTTTCTGGTATCTTAGGCCGTGAAGCCTCGGTCAGTTCTTTATTGATTTCTACGCCAATTACTCTATCTGTTAATTGTCCTAAAATCGCTGCCTGATATCCTGAACCAGAACCTATCTCCAGAACTTTATGACTGCTCTCTAAATCCAGTAGTTCTGTTACTTCTGCTACGATATGCGGTGCTGAGATTGTCTCGCCATTAAGAGGCAGAGGTTTATCCGAGTAGGCATCTTCTATAAAACTCTCCGGCACGAAATCTGCCCTATCAACTTTCCTGAAAGCTTGTTCCACTTTCTCAGATCTTATTCTGTCTTGCCTGATCAGGTAGTCTACTAGTTCGTCGTTCGAATTGGGCTTCCTCTGCATCACTCAAATAATGAGTCTCCAGCCTCTAAAACATCAGTACGGTTAAGTTCAGGAAACTCTTCCAATTCGTATTCTTCCAAAAGTTCGTGACCTATAGCTGTTTTCAACTGCCAGGAAAGGTTTTCTGGCTGCTCTGATATCTGTTCTGAAATATCTGTCTTTTTCTCTGCCCATTCTTCCTGTAAATCTTCTATCTCTACTCCTTTTTGATCTGAAATCTTCTCTATAACCATTAAGCCTGTGATGGAGGCTAAAACCTGCTGCCAGACAAAGTTAACTTCTGAGTTCTCGTAGAACCATGTCTGACCATAAATGTCCGCTGTTAGATCTTCAAGGTTTTCTTTCCAGCTGTCAACTTCGGTGTTAAAGAATATTTCTGCTGTGCTGGGGCTTAGGGCTGTTCCAGATACTCCGAATCCTTCAACCGCATCCAAACCTGTATGACCAAGAGAAAATTCTAAATCTTCATCTTTCTCCAACACATATTTGCAGCCTTCCAAGGTTTTCTCGACTGCTTGTCTAGCTTCCCGTAACTCGTGTTCTTCCGGCTTGATTGAGTAGTTCATGGATATGCTGTTTTTTCAAGTAATTTATTCGACGAGGGTTCAGTATTCTCTTTCTTCCAGTTTTTCTTCATCTATGATATCTCTTACTTCTTCAATTATCTCTCCTGAAAAGACTACCCTGCCTTCGTGGTCACCCAGGAAGATCCATGAGAGATCTTTTGGGAAGATATAGAAAGTTATGAGGTCATCTCTTACCTCCAGAATTTCTTCTGGTTTTATTTCCGCAGCCTTGGAATCGTATTTTTCCTCGAATGTTTGCTGAAAGCTGGGAACATACTGTCCGCCGCTGAAAGCCACCATGAAAAGTTTCTCATCTCGTTCCTTCAGAAGTTCTGTAAACTTCTTTAATCTCTCATCGTTCTCCTTCTGCTCTCTCCAGGGAGTAGCTAAATAGCTGCCTATATTAACAGGCTCCCAGTTGTCATCAACATCGCCAGGAATACCGAACTCTTCCTTTATTCTTTCTCTAAACCTTTCATCTTCTTTTTCGGATAGGATTCTCATTGTTGATTTTCTCTTCCATTGAATTTCTCTTTTAGTAAGGGTATCAGTTCTTTTGCGATTTTGAGGATTTTTTCTGCTTCTTTTCTCTTTATGTCTTCTCCACGGTATTTTGAGTCGTTTCTGAGTTTGCGGAACTTGTTTAATTTGTTTGTGGTGCCGTAGGGAATTTCTAGGTTTTCGAATCCGTAGATTATTGATGCTTCATGGCTGTGTGGTTTGTAGCCGTCGAGAACTAGGAAGGCGTCTAGAGCTTCTCGAACTGCTTCA from Candidatus Nanohalobium constans includes these protein-coding regions:
- a CDS encoding glycoside hydrolase family 57 protein, which translates into the protein MLPVTLSFEVHQPHRLRIDGVKKDAGTLYGRYFDDEMNEHFFKDVAENCYFPATERLLREAKRREGDDRNLKVNFSVSTAWIEQAKKYHPELIDMLNQFPDNSIDFIGQAYQHSLAGLFNDKEEFRWQLNHHRQVVEDTFGVNPQVMTNTELIYHNEIGKISAEEGYKGIFTEGADRILGWRSPNHAYTQPDFVTENGNNVMLRNRKLTDDVGYRFSAEWWDEYPLTAEKYALWLSEAQGDMLNLFMDYETFGEHHWEGTGILWFLEALPEETLKHDNLEFAKVREVAQNNEPVGEFDAFEYNTVSWADQEMDASAWLGNPMQKMLFEKMQELEGKVKQLDDPEIKEVWRKFLTSDHLHHIATKTYDDGSVHNYFSYFDHPHQGFAVITEHLMDFQQQVEKRLRK
- a CDS encoding alpha/beta hydrolase, with protein sequence MKEYSIEAENGEKVAVTHEEADSDTWIFVCHGFGGNKERQSEYLELAEESFNVVTLSFRGNGDSDGEFIDQDLSSRIKDLEAVVNYFEPENTILFGTSFGGKVVFHTAEDIDVDAVIGKAPVTYKEIMDKFREVVEAKGRFEYIDGKPIDESFFDDFDSYDFEELENSLYIPVAIFHGAADTTVHPEFSFEAAEKLDTSVMLDKIEGEKHSFSRDGKEYMFGQMVAWLDNNELTPE
- the avd gene encoding diversity-generating retroelement protein Avd, translated to MQDLKLFQKSYDFYEEVYPTLKNFPQSERFVMVQKIQDSFLEFISHIISARKASNTLHHLRKADRELEKTKIFFRLSRDLGFISSGQHENISEDLVELGKMLGGWIENEK
- a CDS encoding type II toxin-antitoxin system RelE family toxin; the protein is MELDYHKGAEKDLDELNDEVESEVRDKVSELREKLTSHSDVKLINIEGRPVFRLKVGERNQKLDHRVIFDIKNSDILVLAVIHRDEGYNTISI
- a CDS encoding glycoside hydrolase family 15 protein → MDERVAELVESSREVLNDVCLENGAVVAGNSDKEYYPDNVANYRFVWPRDAAFTLYALDILGEEEQEERFYEWLMDRAEGFEDSGVIYHRYSTNGPRDTDFGHQFQPDQAAALLWCILETNDKLDDRQEKIIHLLADGLWSQWDEECFHNATHDLWEEREAHPDMKENFSYTLAASSEALYLAADRMDEQKWFKTAEQMRERLEQHQATENEKTYYPRTYGDVVDETVDACSLGLLWPFNVVQKDEKLENTVKLIEEKLMIDEGVMRYSGDMYDGIIHHTKHLKKGAGAWPLLTFWYAIALHELGREDEAHEIFDRQVEQIGGKYIPEQKFSRDRQGIEPLAWSHSMFIVAAEKLDRI
- a CDS encoding ribbon-helix-helix protein, CopG family, translating into MTLSVEVPDGMRKDLEKKKEEEYYSSMSEVVREAIRGYLKEDNKGKNLTKKEEAILELTEQGKIEKVELEGEAENKIKKRLKQVEKN
- a CDS encoding reverse transcriptase/maturase family protein → MVNSFSKDFETVAGFQPLYKGYKKARKGKRYSSEVLAFSESLEDNLFDLSNDLLTQSYCPKGFKEFKLFDPKEREIKAPYFRDRIVHRSLHISLEPFFDKRFIEHSYACRKGKGTHAGVDKAQEFMNKSDAEYFLKCDVEDYFGSVDHKILTDMLDRKIRDDRIVDLVRTILADSGDKGMPIGTLYSQLFANIYLNKFDHFVKQSLQADYYVRYMDDFVFFSDSKQRLHQLREASKGFLRKELDLSLPFSKTTLEPIQKGLIFLGYRIFPNHRKLRKRNKLGFKERHGKQRSELQRGELTFSELRDSIESWKGHAEHADTENLCENFLGSLS
- a CDS encoding rhodanese-like domain-containing protein is translated as MDTITTEELQQLKDSGKPFRLVDVLSIDHFQEEHIQGAVNLPLSDIASEAMDRFDMNDEIIVYCKDKECSASPKAAAKLESIGFQNVKDYEEGLKGWKNAGKPTES